TTTGGTTCCACTGCGCGTGCCATCGTCTTCGTTGTCTGGGAACTCGACCGTCGCGCGGAGCCTGCCGTTTGCGGCGACGGAATTGTCTCAAGGGCCCTCACGTTTTGTTACGAACTCCTTTACTGTAAATGTCCGAAAACGTTTCCCAACGTCCTGCCCCGAATGAGCAAGGGAGTCTTTCAGACACAAGATGTGGAGATCGTCACGCTCAAGGAGATCGGCCGCAAAGCCCCGGTTGCCGGACGGTATCCGCGTCTACGCTCTGACCGACATCCATGGCTGCTCAGATCTACTCAGGTCCATGTTCACGGTGATCGATCGTGACCTGATGACCATCGGCCGGAGGCGAGCCATTCATATATTCTTGGGAGACTACATTGACCGCGGCCCGGATCCCTCCGGGACAATCGAGCTCTTGATCGAACGAGCCCGGAAGCATGAGTCGATCTTTCTCAAGGGTAATCACGAGACGTTCCTGTTCGAGGTCCTCAAGAATCCCAAGCTGCTTGAGAACTGGAGACAATATGGCGGTCTTCAAACGCTGACCTCTTACGGTGTTCAGCCGCCGTTGAACCCGACCGTGAAGGAGCAGGAGGAATTGATCGATCAGCTTTCAGCGGCAATCCCCATGCATCATCGGATGTTTTTTAAACATCTGCGCGCCAGCTTCATCTGCGGAGATTTCTTTTTCGCCCATGCCGGTATAAGGCCGGGACTGCCGCTGGCCAGTCAACGCGAGGACGACCTGCTCTGGATTCGGGATGAGTTTTTGCTGAGCGAGAAGAAGCACGAGAAATACATCATCCACGGACACACGCCCGTCCGGGCGCCGGACATTCGGCTCAATCGCGCCAACATTGACACAGGTGCCTACGCCACGGGGAACCTGACGCTGCTGACCATCCAAGGCAACCGGCTCCTGGCATTTTGATAGCGCCACGTGTCCCAGACGACCTCGCATCCAGGACCGTTCCTGGTTCCACGTGCTTCCGCTGGCACTGGCTAGTAGGCTTCCTGGAACATCAAGGCCGCTGCCGTTCGCGCCATGATCTTCAGGTCGAGCCAGATACTCCAGTTGCTGACGTACCAGACGTCATACTCCACGCGCTTTTCCATCAAGTCGATGGTCGGTGTTTCGCCACGGAAACCATTGACCTGCGCCCATCCGGTCAGGCCCGGTTTCATGTGATGCCGGTAGATGTAGTTGCTGATCAGCTCATCGTAATAGTTGTCGTGCGCGAGCGCATGTGGCCGCGGGCCGACCAGCGACATCTCGCCGCGCAGCACGTTCCAAAGCTGCGGCAGTTCGTCGATGCTGGTCCGCCGCAGCACGCGTCCGACGCGCGTGACTCGTGCGTCGATTCGCTTCGCCTGCGTGACGGTATGACCATTCTCCGCCACCGTCATCGAGCGAAACTTCCAGATCTCGAACTGCTTGCCGCTGAACCCGCGCCGCGACTGCTTGAAGATGACCTTGCCCTTCGAATCCAGCTTGATCATTATCGCGGCCGTCACCAGCAGCGGCGCCAGCATTAGTAACGCGAACGACGCAAGGCCGATATCCAGGCAGCGCTTCTGCGCACGCTCGAACACGGTGAGCGGCGCACGCTGAATCTCGATCGCAATCGTGCCGCTCACCGGCTGGAACGGACGCGAGACCAGATCGGCGATCGGAAAGTCGGGCAGAAGGCGGATCGGCTGAGGGACGACGCGCAGGTGCTGGCTCAGCTTCTGCAGAAGCGGCATTTCGTCCCAGTCGACGACCAGAAGATATTCTTCCGCGTCGGCCGCGCGGGCCTGACGCACGACATCGCGAATCTCGCGATCCCATCCCGCGCCCTCCTCGGACGGATCCAGCACGAAGTGCCGCACGACGTTGAACCCGTGCTTGCGCAGATCCTTGAATCGGCCAGACGTGAAATCGAGCGGCTTGAGGCTAAGGAGAACAACCTTCCTGTCGACGAGACGGCCCTTGGCATAGCTTGACGTCAGAGCGAAGCGCCACAGTACGCGTAGCCCGCTCAGAGCGACGCCGCCGGTCGCGGCGAACAGCAGGGTGGTCGCGCGCGACAGATCGGCGGACGACTTCAGCAGAAACGCCTCGACGGTGAGAATGGTCAGCGAGATCACCCAGACGGCCAGCGTCTTGCGAAGCTGCCAGACCGTGTTCAGCAGGCGATGATGATCGTAGACGCCTTGGAAGTACGCGATCGTCACGTACACCGCAGCAACGACGAGACCGGCTCCGATCGACGACTCCCGTTCGGCGACGAGCAGGCGGTACAGAGCACTCGCCGCGTAGTAGCTGAGCAGGACGGCGAAGAAGTCACCGGCGATCAGCGCGACTTGAAGGGGTCTTTGGAGGGCACCGCGACGGTTCGATAAGACCGAGTAGTAGCTTTCCGAACCATAAGTTGTTACAGCCATCCGAACCTCGCTGCCTCGCCCCGCACTCGCAATCGAAAATTGCAAGCAAATCGAATTGCATTTGTGATGCGATCCAGCGAATGTCTAAATCAAACAAAGCAACATTGCGGCGCTACAGCAAAAATTCAGATCGATTTTCTGCAATGCAGCGTCGCGGCGCGCGAGTGCTCAAACTGTGTCATATGCTTGACATTTGAGTGAGCATCGCGCCGACTTTCGCGTCACATCGCGACATTTTCGATCATCTCAACGCGCGCATTTGAACAGTTGTTCAACTGTATCGTTTAAGCCGTTGTCAGTCTGTTGCCATTGATCTCTGCCTGGCAGGGAGACTGTTCGACTCACGGCGTTGTTATGATCCTTGTCTTTGCGGTGATGCTTCAGCTTGGCTATTTCTGCGGCGCGCTTCTGGTCCGCGCTCGCGCGCCAGTCCATCGTGGCAAGGCCGCACCGTCGTTCGATGGCCCCGGCTTGGGCTAGGCGCGACCGGCCGGCGCCTCGCAGTACAGGCTGATCCGTCAGGTGCACAAATGAGCAGTCTCCTTGCACGAGCGGGGAACACAGCGGCACGTGGTGACCCGATTTCGCCGATAGCGTATTGACATGTCGGGCGAAGTTCTCTGAAAGAGACAGACTTCATGCTCACGACTGCGACCCAAAGCTCGCCCCGGCCGAGACTGCCAAACGGCGTTCGCGTTTATGCGATCAGCGATATCCACGGCTGTGCGCATCTGCTCGAGCAAATGTTCGGCGTCATCGATGCGGACATGTCAAACAGCCGGCCATATCGTGCGATCGAGGTCTTTCTCGGTGACTACATTGATCGTGGACCGGACACCCGCCGCACCCTCGATCTTCTCATCAGGCGCAGCCACCGTCGCAATACGGTTTTTCTCAAGGGCAATCACGAAGCCTACTTCACCTCCGTGCTGGGCGATCCCTCGCGCGTCACTGACTGGTTTGGTTTCGGCGGACTCCAGACCATGATGTCATACGGGCTGTCGGCCTCGCCCAATCTCACCAAGGGCGAACAGTCCGAGCTCGTGCGCGAGCTCGCCTCGGCAATGCCTCCACAGCACATCGCCTTCCTGCGTCAGCTACGTCCGACGTTCACCTGCGGCGACTTCTTCTTCGTTCACGCGGGCGTCCGCCCCGGCATCCCCCTGTCCGAGCAGCGTGAATCGGACCTGTTGTGGATCAGGGACGAATTTCTCCGGAGCAAGAAGCGCTTCGGCAAATATGTCGTGCACGGCCATACGCCGGTACGCCAGGCCGAGCTGCTCGAAAATCGTGCCAATATCGATACCGGAGCCTATGCCACCGGCAATCTGACCCTGCTGTCCATTCAGGGCAGCAGCATGCTCGCAATCTAGGCGCTGCGTCGACGCGCCGCGCCGACCCTCAATTGGTCGGAGGCCGGTAGTCTGGAAAGCGACTGAGCATCGCCGCTTTCAGGAATTTGAAATGGGCGATCGAGGCGCCGAGCTCCTTGAGCCTGCGCTGGCCGTTCAGGATCTCCTTGTCGAACAGATCCTGGTGGTGATTATCCAGCGGCTCACGCTCGAGATATTCATCGTCACCATTGCCGAAGGTCACGGCCGCCCGCGCCAGCACGTCTTCAACGCGGCGATTGAGCCCCAACTGCTCACGCTCCGCCGCGTGCAGCGCGTTCTCGATCGCCAGCATGATCGCTTCGATGCGCGTACGATCGGTCTCGGCATCGCGCTCGGGGGACCGCGCGCGGAACGTCTGTTCTCCCCTGAAGCGATCCCTCAGGAAGTTGTGGGTACGGGCCCGCAAGAACAGTTGGAACATGCGTGCATTTCCGATTTGAAGCTCAAGACCGGAAAATGGGTCCGCGATGGTTAATAAAGGTTAAACCCTCCGGGCCGTTCAGCGCGACTTTGTGCCATCCAGACCTTCCACGCTCCCTCGTGCTTCTCGTATAGCTCGAGCCAACGCCGCTCGCCGGCCACCTGCCACGGCGCATCGCCGTCGCGCGAGGCCTGCCTGCCCGCCTGAGCGGGGGACGACTCGCTGTCGAGCCGCTCGAACTCGAAGGTTTCCTCGGGGGTGAGACCTATCAGGACCCGTCGTCCGCCCGCGTCGACGAAATACCGCCGCGGAGCATTGTTCCTGGAACTAGTCATGATGCGTCACCTTGCGCGGATGCCTTGCAAACTCTCAGAATGCACGCCGCACCCGCGCGAACGACGGGTTCTGTCGGTTCACAGTCGGATCATAGGATCGATAGAGCGGGTGATGCTCCCTGCGCCGGTAGGACCGCCACGCGCGCGCCGCGTAGCCCGCAACGAAACCGACGAAGATCGAGACCAAGATCAGGAATAGCGTCATTCGGAATTCTTCCCAGTTAAGGAGCGCCCCCATCTTTCTGATGCGACATTCTCAGCTTCGAGTTGTGTCGACATCATGATGTGCGACGCCGATTTTCTTGTCAGGTTTGAGACTTTTTGGGCAGCACCATGCTCGCGACGTGATCGCTTGCTCGTGCGTCAACCGAGGAACAAGAGGAACAATCGCACCAGCAACAACGCAATGAAGTACACCCAGCCTGCCATCGCGATGAGCGCAACGCCGAAAAACGCGGCTTCGAAGACCCGCTCTCTGAACCTCGTGAGAGGGAGTGCAGCTCGCGCTTTTTGAAGCATCTCGGCCTTCTGATTGGCTCGTCTCGTTCGCGCGATCATAGCTGAGCGAATTCGACGATCTCGTGACGACTAATTTGAGAGAAGCGCAGATCCGTTCGCGGAGATCTCCGCTGAACGCATGCGTCGCAATTGGATCAATTCTCAAACGAACGCGTCGCGTGATCGGAGTACGATGATTCGATCCGCCGTTGTTGATTTGCCGTGCGCCACAAAGGCGCGTAATGGCGCGCGATCAAGTCTGAGCTGAGCGCCCGATACTCCGTCGCCGCGCGCAGTACGAAGATCGTGATGCCCGGGATACGCCCGGCCATGACTGTCTCCTGCAAACGCATATCAGCGATCGCCCTGCATGATCTCTCGGGGCTGGTTTCTGCGACAGCCCGGACATGGTGGCAGAGCATTCTCATTCGCGGATATGAGCGCGCGGGTCGGCCTCGGCCGGCAAAATTCCCGTGGTTATACGGTGCGCCGCGCACCAATTTCATCGCGGTAAGGTTGAGCGGTTAGCTTAATCCGCGGTGTTTGTTGCGAAGTTTCGCCAATTGCCTATCCATCTTCGCACCGGGCTCCCCCAAGCCTGGTCCCACCCAAGCAAAGCCGTCGAGCGCACATGGGTTCGCTTGGCGGCTTTGTCGTTGTGTCGATGCGAGAGGATCATTTCGGTTATGGCGCGCAAGCCCTGGTCGTTCAAGGAAGACCGCCGGCTCATGGAGCTGGCCAAGTCTTCGGCGTCGCTGGAAGAGGCGGCGAAGCAGCTCGGGCGATCGCCCGACGCGATCAAGCGCATGGCCTTGCGTCTCGGCCTGTCGCTGAAATCCAAGAGCACCAAGAAAGGTTAACGGGACGCGACAGTCACGATCCGCCCGCGCCGGAACAGCCGGCCGCCGGGCACGTTATTCCCGCGTGGAATAACCGAGGTTTCGGTCGTGTCACATTTAGCCATTGTCGCCTTCGTGGCCTGGCTCGCCTTCAACGTCGTATTCGTGGCGCTACGTCTGTGGGTTACCCGCCCGCGCAAGCGCCCAATCCACTCAGATTGCCGCCAGGCCAGCGCCGTTCGCATTGGAGCACGTCTGCATTGCGGAAAGTAGCGCTGTTCCAGGAGGCCGCGACGAGCGGAACAATCGATCGCTAGTGAGCGCCAACACGATCAAGATCGACAAGTTCTTCGTCGGACACCATCCGATCGATCCTGTCGGAATCGATCGCCTTCGCCTGAGCCGGCGTGGAAGACCTTAACGATGTTCTCGTCTTTCGAAGCGGCGCCCATCCCGGGCGGCTATGATCGTGCAATGCGTCGAAACCATCTCATCGCGGCCGCGGTCATCTGCCTTGCGCTCATCGTCTACGCCACGCTCGCAAGGATGGCCGGCAGGCCTGCCCTCGCGGGCCACGCCGAGGCCTATTGGGTCGTCGTCATCGAGCGCTTCAGCGCCTACGGACTGTTGGGATTTCTGCTGTCGTTCCTGCTGCCCGGACGCTTCATGCTGGCCTGCACGCTCGTGGTGGCCGTTGCCGTCGGGCTCGAGGTGATGCAAGCGCTGACACCCGACCGCGATGCGCGCCTCCTGGATGTATTTCAAAAAGCCGCAGGCGGCATCGTCGGCGTCCTCCTGGCCCAGACGATCCTAGCCTTCCTGCCAAGAGCACCGTCCTAGAGCGGACGACACGGCCGCGCCGAGCCGCGTCGTTCACCATATGCCCGCGTTCATCTCTAAAGGCCTTGTTGGTGCGGGGCGGGTGAGCTCACCTTCGCGCCGACAGCGCCAACACGAGACCAGGACAGGCCTCGTCATGATGCCGGTGTCCTGGGAGACATGGAGGGGTGGCGCGGACGTGACCGGCTGTCGTGGCCCTTGGGCGGCTTGTCGGCATTGAGCTTGACGACCGCGCATTTCGCATCGGCGACCGGCGCATCTTCCTGACTGTAGATCAGCGTCGCCTCGAATTTCACGTCGGGCGCCTCTCTGGCCGTTCCGGAGCAGGTCGCCATCGCGCCCTTGCACACGCCCGACAGATTGACCTCGACCTCATCCGGCCCGAACACCGATGGCGGACCTTCGGCATGCCGCCGCGTGGTCAGGACGGCCGTGAAGCGGTTCTCTTCGACGTGATACGAGCCGCCATAGGTGAAGAAGCTGTCGCTGCCCGAGATCCGCCCCTCGGTCAGATGCACGATACCGGTGCCCTGACCGCGCGCGGTTCTGAACCACGCCGCGTATTTACCGTCTCTCAGCATGAACGACACCCGCGGTGAAATCAGCGGGTATTTGCGACTAACTCTGGGGCGCGACAATGGCCGATCCGGCCGCCATTGCGCGACGGTTAACGCTCCACAAAACCAACGCCTCAAATTGCTGGCGACATCGCCCCGGCGCCTCACCCGCACCTCGCCTGCGCAACCTGATCCGGCTCGGCGCGGCCGTGCGCAAGCAGAACGATCGAGCCGCGGATCTCGCAAGTGCGGTCGCGGCTGCGACGCAGAAGCTCGGGGAGCGCGAGGAGGAGATCATCCTGCGGCTCGCCCTCGCGGTCATAGCCGCTCGCGCGAAGCCTTTCCGGCCTGATCCGACGTTTCTGCCGACGGTTCACCATGACCCGAGCCTTCCCTCGGGGTTTGAACCTCTTCCTTGTAATGTGCACCAATACCAAGAGTGATTCTGGTCACACCCGGCCGCGCCAACCGCTGCTAGGTTTCGGACCAGACGGGGATCAATCGCATACAGTCGAATTGGATGAGAAAGCCCATGAGAAGCCTGATCGGCGCCATTGTCGGCGTGATTTGCCTTGCGGCGCCGGCGATCGCGCAGACGCCGGCCGCAATCGTCGAGGATATTCAGGGCAAGGTCGAGGGCGTCGAGCTCATGGACTATGTGGCGCCCGGCAAGATCATCAAGCTCGGGCCGAAGGCGACCGTCGTGCTCGGCTATCTGAAGTCCTGTTCGCGCGAAACGATCACTGAGGGCGTCGTGCTGGTCGGCGCCGAGCAGAGCACGGTGCAGCTCGGCGACGTCCAGCGCGTCAAGGTGCCCTGCGACGGCAATGCCGCGCAGCTCTCCGAGCGCCAGGCGAACCAGAGCGCGGCGACCACGTTCCGCACCATGCGATCAGAGGCAAAGGGCGGCCCCACAAAGCTGCCGACGATTTACGGCGTCTCGCCGCTGGTCCAGATTAGAAGCGGCAGCACGCTGGTCGTCGACCGCATCGACGGCAAGGAGCCCACGATCAGCGTGCCGCTGAAGGGCGACGTTCTGGTCGCCGGCAAGTTCTACGATTTCGCCAAGGCCGGCAAGACGCTGACGCCGGGCGCAACCTATCTCGCGACCCTCGGCGCAAAGCGCTACACGTTCCAGGTCGATGCCCACGCCACCTCGTCGCCGACGCCGATCGTCGGCCGCCTGCTGCGGCTCGAATAGGCGATCCGCGACGGCGCGATGCGGCGGACCGGCAGGCGGGACATCGTTGCAGGGATCCTGATCGCGCTCCTTGCGGGCGCGGTGTTCACCTCTCCGCCGCTTCAGGCGCTGCAAGGCCTCTCGCTCGACGTTCTCACGGCGCTGCGCGGCAAGATTATCCGCGACCACCGCGATCCCGCCAGCTCGCCGGTCGTCGTGGTGGCGATTGACGGCGAGACCTACAACACACCGCCCTTCAAGGGATCGCCGACGCTGACCTGGACCCGCGAGATCGGCCGGGTGCTCACCAGCGTCAGCGACGGCGGTGCCAAGGTGATCGGTTTCGACGTCATCTTTCCGAGTTCGATCGAGCAGTCGGAAATTCCCTTCGGCGAAGCGCCGCTCGGCGCCCGCATGAAAGGCTTCGACCGCGACTACCTCATCGCACTCAGGCAAATGTCCGATGCCGGTAAGCTGGTGCTCGGCGAGATCGCAAGCAACGACCACCCGGACGTTCCCTACCGCGCGCAGCAAGTGGCGGTGCGAAACAACATCCGCGCCCTCAACGTCCACACCGACACCGACCACGTCATCCGGCGAATGCCGCTGAGTTTTGCCATTGGCGGCAAGCCTATTCCCGCAATGGCCGTCGAGCTCGCCTCGCGCGCACTGGGCACGAAACCCGACTTTGCGCCTGATGGTGCGATGACGCTTGCGAGCTACGCGATCCCAAGCGCGGAGCCGAACACGCTGACGCTCAATTTCCGGGGGTTGGGGCGTGACGTCCCGACGTTCTCCTTCGCCGACCTGCGCGCCTGCGTCGAGAAGGGTGACCACGATTTTTTTCGCCGCGCCTTCGACGGCAAGGTCGTGCTGCTCGGCACGGTCCTCAATTTCGAAGACCGCAAGCTGACCTCGATCCGCCTGTCCGGCGGATATGACGGCACGCCGGCCGCACGATGCGCCCTGCCCGCCCCGGCGCGCGTCGAAGCCGTGCCGCGCAGCGATATCGCCGGCGTCTTCGTCCACGCCGCTGCGGTCCGGAATCTGATGGAACGCGATGCGGTGACAGAGCTCGCCTTTCCGCTGCGGGCCGCGCTCACGATTCTGTTCGCGGTCGTCATCGCCTGCACGGCCTGCGTGCTCGCGCCTGCCGAGGCCGTGGCGGCCTACGTCGTGCTCACGGGCGCCTATGCCGCGCTGGCCGTGGGCCTGTTCGTCCATGCCTTGGCGCTGCCGCTGACCGAGCCTGCGCTGGCCGGTCTTGCCGCGATCGCAATGATGATCGGCTACCGCTTCGTCATCGCCGACCGCGAGGAGCGTTTCCTGCGCAAGAGCTTTGCGTTCTATCTCGCGCCCGAGGTCATCGAAACCATGATTGCCTCAGGCAAGATGCCGGCGCTCGGGGGCGAGATGCGCAATGTCACCATGTTCTTCTCCGACCTCAGCGGCTTTTCCTCGATCGCCGAGAAGATGACGCCGGACGAATTGGTGGCGTTGATGAACGAATACCTGTCCGCTATGACCGACATCATCGAGAGCCATGGCGGCTACGTCGACAAATATATCGGCGATTCCATCGTCG
The DNA window shown above is from Bradyrhizobium sp. CB1650 and carries:
- a CDS encoding metallophosphoesterase — translated: MWRSSRSRRSAAKPRLPDGIRVYALTDIHGCSDLLRSMFTVIDRDLMTIGRRRAIHIFLGDYIDRGPDPSGTIELLIERARKHESIFLKGNHETFLFEVLKNPKLLENWRQYGGLQTLTSYGVQPPLNPTVKEQEELIDQLSAAIPMHHRMFFKHLRASFICGDFFFAHAGIRPGLPLASQREDDLLWIRDEFLLSEKKHEKYIIHGHTPVRAPDIRLNRANIDTGAYATGNLTLLTIQGNRLLAF
- a CDS encoding undecaprenyl-phosphate glucose phosphotransferase; the protein is MAVTTYGSESYYSVLSNRRGALQRPLQVALIAGDFFAVLLSYYAASALYRLLVAERESSIGAGLVVAAVYVTIAYFQGVYDHHRLLNTVWQLRKTLAVWVISLTILTVEAFLLKSSADLSRATTLLFAATGGVALSGLRVLWRFALTSSYAKGRLVDRKVVLLSLKPLDFTSGRFKDLRKHGFNVVRHFVLDPSEEGAGWDREIRDVVRQARAADAEEYLLVVDWDEMPLLQKLSQHLRVVPQPIRLLPDFPIADLVSRPFQPVSGTIAIEIQRAPLTVFERAQKRCLDIGLASFALLMLAPLLVTAAIMIKLDSKGKVIFKQSRRGFSGKQFEIWKFRSMTVAENGHTVTQAKRIDARVTRVGRVLRRTSIDELPQLWNVLRGEMSLVGPRPHALAHDNYYDELISNYIYRHHMKPGLTGWAQVNGFRGETPTIDLMEKRVEYDVWYVSNWSIWLDLKIMARTAAALMFQEAY
- a CDS encoding VanZ family protein; amino-acid sequence: MRRNHLIAAAVICLALIVYATLARMAGRPALAGHAEAYWVVVIERFSAYGLLGFLLSFLLPGRFMLACTLVVAVAVGLEVMQALTPDRDARLLDVFQKAAGGIVGVLLAQTILAFLPRAPS
- a CDS encoding metallophosphoesterase family protein; this translates as MLTTATQSSPRPRLPNGVRVYAISDIHGCAHLLEQMFGVIDADMSNSRPYRAIEVFLGDYIDRGPDTRRTLDLLIRRSHRRNTVFLKGNHEAYFTSVLGDPSRVTDWFGFGGLQTMMSYGLSASPNLTKGEQSELVRELASAMPPQHIAFLRQLRPTFTCGDFFFVHAGVRPGIPLSEQRESDLLWIRDEFLRSKKRFGKYVVHGHTPVRQAELLENRANIDTGAYATGNLTLLSIQGSSMLAI
- a CDS encoding adenylate/guanylate cyclase domain-containing protein, which codes for MRRTGRRDIVAGILIALLAGAVFTSPPLQALQGLSLDVLTALRGKIIRDHRDPASSPVVVVAIDGETYNTPPFKGSPTLTWTREIGRVLTSVSDGGAKVIGFDVIFPSSIEQSEIPFGEAPLGARMKGFDRDYLIALRQMSDAGKLVLGEIASNDHPDVPYRAQQVAVRNNIRALNVHTDTDHVIRRMPLSFAIGGKPIPAMAVELASRALGTKPDFAPDGAMTLASYAIPSAEPNTLTLNFRGLGRDVPTFSFADLRACVEKGDHDFFRRAFDGKVVLLGTVLNFEDRKLTSIRLSGGYDGTPAARCALPAPARVEAVPRSDIAGVFVHAAAVRNLMERDAVTELAFPLRAALTILFAVVIACTACVLAPAEAVAAYVVLTGAYAALAVGLFVHALALPLTEPALAGLAAIAMMIGYRFVIADREERFLRKSFAFYLAPEVIETMIASGKMPALGGEMRNVTMFFSDLSGFSSIAEKMTPDELVALMNEYLSAMTDIIESHGGYVDKYIGDSIVAMFGAPADDPAHARNAVRAALKCHEKLAELNAGSAAFAGRGLSHRIGLNSGEAVVGNIGSRRRFNYTVMSDTVNVASRLEGANKYYATSIMASETTVAQTADSFAWRELDAVRVLGRGEVIKVFEPLAERGAETAEQMKAAAGYAEGLMHWRAREFAKAADCFDHVAATDAPSALFAKRAKELAAYPPAADWTPVNTLKEK